A window of the Thermoleophilia bacterium SCSIO 60948 genome harbors these coding sequences:
- a CDS encoding cytochrome P450: MSREAASDFAARVTVADLDRDPYPIYARLRRDAPVAWVPAVGLWLATSWRAAERVASDPELFAADLPDSPIDRSFGSPTILTCDGSVHRDLRRGVDPPLRPAAVAGFVDGLVGPIVDELLDRLEGRQTVELMSELFEPASVLSLGAVLGLGDLDAPTLRRWFAGLADGATNFERDPAKQRRSDAVAAEIDALVGPRLERLRAEPDDGLVSHMLHGGRESGRPRAAAEIMPSLKVILLGGMQEPGHGAGSVMLALLRHPDQLEAVRDDVEGLLPPAIEEGMRWIAPIGTQGRRATREVEVEGQVLPIDAPVAAVVAAANRDPDRYADPDRFDIRRERRRPATFGFGRHFCSGHALARAQERIMLARLLERHPRIELDPAREPEVSGWEFRAPRNLDVVLG, translated from the coding sequence CTGAGCCGCGAGGCCGCGAGCGACTTCGCGGCCCGGGTGACGGTCGCCGACCTCGACCGCGATCCCTATCCGATCTACGCTCGGCTGCGCCGCGACGCGCCGGTCGCGTGGGTGCCGGCGGTCGGGCTCTGGCTGGCGACGAGCTGGCGCGCGGCGGAGCGCGTGGCGAGCGATCCGGAGCTGTTCGCCGCCGATCTGCCGGACTCGCCGATCGACAGATCGTTCGGCAGCCCGACGATCCTGACCTGCGACGGGTCCGTGCATCGCGACCTGCGGCGTGGGGTGGACCCGCCGCTGCGTCCGGCGGCGGTCGCCGGTTTCGTCGACGGACTCGTCGGGCCGATCGTCGACGAGTTGCTCGACCGGCTCGAGGGACGCCAGACCGTGGAGCTGATGTCCGAGCTCTTCGAGCCCGCCTCGGTGCTCTCGCTCGGGGCCGTCCTCGGCCTCGGCGATCTCGACGCGCCGACGCTGCGGCGCTGGTTCGCGGGCCTGGCCGACGGCGCCACCAACTTCGAGCGCGACCCGGCCAAGCAACGGCGAAGCGACGCGGTGGCGGCCGAGATTGACGCGCTCGTGGGGCCGCGACTCGAACGGCTGCGCGCCGAGCCCGACGACGGCCTCGTCTCGCACATGCTCCACGGTGGTCGCGAGTCAGGCCGGCCGCGTGCGGCCGCGGAGATCATGCCCTCGCTCAAGGTCATCCTGCTCGGCGGGATGCAGGAGCCCGGCCACGGCGCCGGCTCGGTGATGCTCGCGCTGCTCCGCCACCCGGATCAGCTCGAGGCGGTGCGTGACGATGTCGAGGGCCTGCTTCCTCCAGCGATCGAGGAGGGAATGCGCTGGATCGCCCCGATCGGGACACAGGGGCGACGCGCTACGCGCGAGGTCGAGGTCGAGGGCCAGGTTCTTCCGATCGACGCTCCGGTCGCGGCCGTCGTCGCGGCCGCGAACCGCGACCCGGATCGCTACGCGGACCCCGATCGCTTCGACATCCGCCGCGAGCGCCGGCGGCCGGCGACGTTCGGCTTCGGCCGGCACTTCTGCTCGGGCCACGCGCTCGCTCGGGCTCAGGAGCGGATCATGCTCGCGCGGCTGCTCGAGCGACACCCGCGGATCGAGCTCGATCCGGCCCGCGAGCCCGAGGTGAGCGGCTGGGAGTTCAGGGCCCCGCGCAACCTCGACGTGGTTCTCGGCTAG
- a CDS encoding aminotransferase class V-fold PLP-dependent enzyme, producing MQGAGDRAPDRPALADRGEILRELGGLIAGAWESFEHPRPEEPGLAPALRSTLGEPLPEEPTAAPEVLADAAEVLDESVSPARPLYLAYVGSTGLEVGVLAAAMAATYDVNLATTARTADLVERQALEWIAEFVGYPHSEGAFTSGGMISNLTALLAAREAALPGCRERGFDGRRGAIYCSSETHHSVVRAAEAAGFGRMSVRRLELDERRRMRPRELAAAIAADRAEGIEPVCVVANGGTTLTGAVDPIRGVGEVCRAERVWLHIDGAYGLPAAATDSAAPLFDGLELADSLTIDAHKWIGIQKSCSLVLVGRRGALEATYGHEESYMRREEVPNAVERTLEYSRPFRSLKPWLAFRIHGAAAIRGWIEHTLSLAREFTALIRAEPGFELLHEPTLSTVCFRHLPADGADPDEHNLELAQRIREDGRIFLAEAVVDGRTCLRVCFVNFRTRREDLDTVLATLRELSSTA from the coding sequence GTGCAGGGTGCGGGAGATCGAGCTCCTGACCGGCCGGCCCTCGCCGACCGCGGCGAGATCCTGCGCGAGCTCGGCGGCCTGATCGCCGGCGCCTGGGAGTCCTTCGAGCACCCGCGCCCCGAGGAGCCGGGTCTCGCGCCCGCACTGCGCTCGACGCTCGGCGAGCCGCTGCCCGAGGAGCCCACGGCGGCGCCCGAGGTCCTCGCCGACGCCGCCGAGGTCCTCGACGAGAGCGTCTCACCGGCGCGCCCGCTCTACCTGGCATACGTCGGTTCGACCGGGCTCGAGGTCGGCGTGCTCGCCGCCGCGATGGCGGCCACCTACGACGTCAACCTCGCGACGACGGCGCGGACCGCCGACCTCGTCGAGCGCCAGGCGCTCGAGTGGATCGCCGAGTTCGTCGGTTATCCGCACTCCGAGGGCGCGTTCACGAGCGGCGGGATGATCTCGAATCTCACGGCGCTCCTGGCGGCGCGCGAGGCCGCGCTCCCGGGCTGCCGCGAGCGCGGGTTCGATGGCCGGCGCGGAGCGATCTACTGCTCCTCGGAGACGCATCACTCGGTCGTCCGGGCGGCTGAGGCGGCCGGCTTCGGCCGCATGTCGGTCCGCCGGCTCGAGCTCGACGAACGCCGGCGGATGCGACCGCGCGAGCTCGCGGCCGCGATAGCGGCCGACCGGGCCGAGGGGATCGAGCCCGTCTGCGTCGTCGCCAACGGCGGCACGACCCTCACCGGCGCGGTCGACCCGATCCGTGGCGTCGGCGAGGTCTGCCGCGCCGAGCGCGTCTGGCTCCACATCGACGGTGCCTACGGGCTGCCGGCCGCCGCCACCGACTCGGCGGCGCCGCTCTTCGACGGCCTCGAGCTCGCCGACTCGCTGACGATCGACGCGCACAAGTGGATCGGGATCCAGAAGAGCTGCTCGCTGGTCCTCGTCGGGCGCCGCGGCGCGCTCGAGGCGACCTACGGACACGAGGAGTCCTACATGCGCCGCGAGGAGGTGCCGAACGCCGTCGAACGGACGCTCGAATACTCGCGTCCGTTCCGGTCCCTGAAGCCGTGGCTCGCCTTCCGGATCCACGGCGCGGCGGCGATCCGCGGCTGGATCGAGCACACGCTATCGCTCGCGCGCGAGTTCACGGCGTTGATCCGCGCCGAGCCGGGGTTCGAGCTTCTGCACGAGCCGACCCTCTCGACCGTCTGCTTCCGCCATCTGCCTGCCGACGGCGCGGACCCGGACGAGCACAACCTCGAGCTCGCACAGCGGATCCGCGAGGACGGCCGGATCTTCCTCGCCGAGGCGGTCGTCGACGGGCGCACCTGCCTACGGGTCTGCTTCGTCAACTTCCGCACGCGTCGCGAGGACCTCGACACGGTCCTCGCGACGCTGCGTGAGCTGAGCTCGACGGCCTAG
- a CDS encoding VOC family protein produces the protein MFTAITHSNIWVLDQDEALEFYVGKLGLEKNADVDLGNMRWLTINVPGEPDREVLLESPDNEYIDPDSQAAIRSLLSKGRTGLALNLRTDDCRGDYEDLVAKGVEIIEEPTERFYGIDMAVRDPFGNHIRITQPTG, from the coding sequence ATGTTCACAGCGATCACGCACTCCAACATCTGGGTTCTCGATCAGGACGAGGCGCTCGAGTTCTACGTCGGCAAGCTCGGTCTCGAGAAGAACGCCGACGTCGACCTCGGCAACATGCGCTGGCTCACGATCAACGTCCCGGGCGAGCCCGACCGCGAGGTCCTGCTCGAGTCGCCCGACAACGAGTACATCGACCCCGACTCGCAGGCCGCGATCCGGAGCCTGCTCTCGAAGGGCCGCACGGGCCTCGCGCTCAACCTGCGAACCGACGACTGCCGCGGCGACTACGAGGACCTCGTCGCGAAGGGCGTGGAGATCATCGAGGAGCCGACGGAGCGCTTCTACGGGATCGACATGGCGGTCCGTGACCCCTTCGGCAATCACATCCGGATCACCCAGCCGACCGGCTGA
- a CDS encoding helix-turn-helix transcriptional regulator has protein sequence MLRARDAIDRRWAEPIDIEALARIANCSRAHFIRAFGAAFGETPHRYLQRRRIERAMWMLRERAELSVTEVSLEVGFASLGSFSRTFAAIVGASPSEYRRRATPAADDARLRVPTCAVTSYERPVRPGPASAAPARGSRTFGEDRAARPA, from the coding sequence CTGCTCCGAGCCCGCGACGCGATCGATCGCCGCTGGGCCGAGCCGATCGACATCGAGGCCCTTGCGCGGATCGCGAACTGCTCGCGTGCCCACTTCATCCGCGCGTTCGGCGCCGCGTTCGGAGAGACGCCGCACCGCTACCTACAGCGGCGCAGGATCGAGCGCGCGATGTGGATGCTGCGCGAGCGCGCGGAGCTGAGCGTCACCGAGGTCTCACTCGAGGTCGGCTTCGCGAGCCTCGGCAGTTTCAGCCGCACGTTCGCGGCCATCGTCGGCGCCTCGCCGAGCGAGTACCGCCGCCGCGCGACCCCGGCCGCCGACGACGCCCGGCTCCGCGTGCCGACCTGCGCTGTGACGAGCTACGAGCGACCGGTCAGACCAGGTCCTGCCTCGGCCGCCCCGGCTCGCGGGTCGCGCACTTTCGGAGAAGACCGCGCTGCCCGCCCGGCGTAG
- a CDS encoding cytochrome P450 — protein MKLSEVDLNDHTLFADSVPHEMFRVLRDEDPVHWQDEPEGRGYWAVTRFDDIVAVHKDWRSFSSERGGTSLQDLEPDEIEARKSMIDMDPPPHNKLRAIVNRDFTPRAVRVFEERIRGLIDRILDDALERGEVEFVEDVAAELPMRVFAEMLGVPETDHRLLVELGDRMLGQDDPEHAIDPEVARANRHLPFSNPAALEMFEYSQRIAADRRSCPRDDIVTKLVEAEIDGCPLSQKEIDVYFLLLAVAGNETTRHSISHGVLALIENPGELERLRGDPELIGTAADEILRWATPVHHFRRTATLDTEIAGTPVRENDKIATWFISGNFDERRFDDPMRFDVGRDPNPQMTFGPGGPHFCTGAHLARLEVRIVFEELIRRVASFEPTGPAERLQSNFFNGVKRMPLRLTAA, from the coding sequence ATGAAGCTCTCCGAAGTCGACCTGAACGACCACACGCTGTTCGCCGACAGCGTCCCGCACGAGATGTTCCGTGTGCTTCGCGACGAGGACCCGGTCCACTGGCAGGACGAGCCCGAGGGCCGCGGATACTGGGCCGTGACGCGCTTCGACGACATCGTCGCCGTCCACAAGGACTGGCGGAGCTTCTCCTCCGAGCGCGGCGGCACCTCGCTCCAGGACCTCGAGCCCGATGAGATCGAGGCCCGCAAGTCGATGATCGACATGGACCCGCCGCCGCACAACAAGCTGCGCGCGATCGTCAACCGCGACTTCACCCCGCGAGCGGTCCGCGTCTTCGAGGAGCGGATCCGCGGGCTGATCGACCGGATCCTCGATGACGCGCTCGAGCGCGGGGAGGTCGAGTTCGTCGAGGACGTCGCCGCCGAGCTGCCGATGCGGGTGTTCGCGGAGATGCTCGGCGTGCCCGAGACGGACCACCGGCTGCTCGTCGAGCTCGGCGACCGGATGCTCGGCCAGGACGACCCCGAGCACGCCATCGACCCCGAGGTCGCGAGGGCGAATCGCCACCTCCCGTTCTCCAACCCGGCGGCACTCGAGATGTTCGAGTACTCGCAGCGGATCGCCGCCGATCGCCGCAGCTGTCCGCGCGACGACATCGTCACGAAGCTCGTCGAGGCCGAGATCGACGGCTGCCCGCTCTCCCAGAAGGAGATCGACGTCTACTTCCTGTTGCTCGCCGTCGCCGGCAACGAGACGACGCGCCACTCGATCTCCCACGGAGTCCTGGCGCTGATCGAGAACCCCGGCGAGCTCGAGCGGCTGCGCGGCGACCCCGAGCTGATCGGGACCGCCGCCGACGAGATCCTGCGCTGGGCCACACCCGTCCATCACTTCCGTCGTACCGCGACGCTCGACACCGAGATCGCCGGAACGCCGGTGCGAGAGAACGACAAGATCGCCACGTGGTTCATCTCCGGCAACTTCGACGAGCGCAGGTTCGACGACCCGATGCGCTTCGACGTCGGCCGCGACCCGAACCCGCAGATGACCTTCGGTCCGGGTGGGCCGCACTTCTGCACCGGCGCCCACCTCGCCCGGCTCGAGGTCCGGATCGTCTTCGAGGAGCTGATCCGGCGGGTCGCCTCGTTCGAGCCCACGGGCCCGGCGGAGCGACTGCAGTCGAACTTCTTCAACGGCGTCAAACGGATGCCGCTGCGCCTCACGGCGGCCTGA
- a CDS encoding glutamine synthetase: MGPRLGAAIQNGYIIHAGGTRSGRPQGEAVASVADQSAGTASGDAEVIRVVYPDLHGVQRGKDVPAAELGRAVRSGLAFCWAVMGTDLRHTPVVGGEIGYPDMIARPDLDTLKTLPWEDGVACCLADLTREDGEPEPTDVRHLVRRAEAALAELGVTSKIGPELEFFVCEPDGEGGMRRHVDAMSMVYTVGAQADPRGILRALLDAAVALDLGAIAANHEYMNSQYEINLHERTPLEAADVAFRLKTTVKEVCTSRGLHATFMGKPFNDQGGSGTHMHISLEREGSNCFADTEGADGLSDDLRHFTAGVLAHAPALMAFLNPTINAYRRILPDSLAPINVNWGLDNRTTFVRIPPDRGSACRVEVRVGDGAANPHLVIAALLFAGIDGLRRELEPPAALVGDAYTLPEDERGAPLPESLEAALDALEADETLVRQIGPELVDTFVTMKRFECERHRQWVSDWDHAEYMHHL; encoded by the coding sequence ATGGGGCCGCGGCTTGGAGCAGCGATTCAGAATGGGTACATTATCCACGCTGGAGGCACGCGGTCCGGGAGACCGCAGGGAGAGGCGGTGGCATCGGTGGCTGATCAGAGCGCGGGTACCGCGAGCGGGGATGCCGAGGTGATCCGCGTCGTGTACCCGGATCTCCACGGGGTCCAGCGCGGCAAGGACGTTCCGGCGGCCGAGCTCGGCCGGGCGGTTCGGAGCGGCCTCGCCTTCTGTTGGGCCGTGATGGGGACCGACCTGCGCCACACACCCGTCGTCGGTGGCGAGATCGGTTATCCGGACATGATCGCCCGACCGGACCTCGACACGCTCAAGACGCTGCCGTGGGAGGACGGCGTCGCTTGTTGTCTCGCCGACCTGACGCGCGAGGACGGCGAGCCCGAGCCGACCGACGTCCGCCATCTCGTCCGCCGCGCCGAGGCGGCGCTGGCCGAGCTCGGCGTGACGTCGAAGATCGGCCCGGAGCTCGAGTTCTTCGTCTGCGAACCCGATGGCGAGGGCGGCATGCGCCGCCACGTCGACGCGATGAGCATGGTCTACACCGTCGGCGCCCAGGCCGACCCACGCGGCATCCTGCGCGCGCTGCTCGACGCCGCCGTCGCGCTCGATCTCGGCGCGATCGCCGCGAACCACGAGTACATGAACTCGCAGTACGAGATCAACCTCCACGAGCGCACACCGCTCGAGGCGGCCGACGTCGCCTTCCGTCTCAAGACCACCGTCAAGGAGGTCTGCACCTCGCGCGGACTCCACGCGACGTTCATGGGCAAGCCGTTCAACGACCAGGGCGGCTCGGGCACCCACATGCACATATCGCTCGAGCGCGAGGGCTCGAACTGCTTCGCGGACACCGAGGGCGCCGACGGGCTCTCAGACGACCTGCGCCACTTCACCGCCGGCGTGCTCGCCCACGCGCCCGCGCTGATGGCGTTTCTCAACCCGACGATCAACGCCTACCGCCGGATCCTTCCCGACAGCCTCGCGCCGATCAACGTCAACTGGGGGCTCGACAACCGCACGACCTTCGTCCGTATCCCGCCCGATCGCGGCTCGGCCTGCCGCGTCGAGGTCCGGGTCGGAGACGGCGCCGCGAACCCGCACCTCGTGATCGCCGCGCTGCTGTTCGCCGGGATCGACGGGCTGCGCCGCGAGCTCGAGCCGCCGGCAGCGCTCGTCGGCGACGCCTACACGCTGCCCGAGGACGAGCGCGGCGCGCCGCTGCCCGAGTCGCTCGAGGCCGCGCTCGACGCGCTCGAGGCCGACGAGACGCTGGTCCGCCAGATCGGGCCCGAGCTGGTCGACACCTTCGTGACGATGAAACGCTTCGAGTGCGAGCGCCACCGCCAGTGGGTCTCGGACTGGGACCACGCCGAGTACATGCACCACCTCTAG
- a CDS encoding cyclic nucleotide-binding domain-containing protein: MDVSELKQIPLFAEVSDEQLHKIAPFTSLVSVSEGKQVIREGGYSNDFYAIQEGEVRVERDGEEVATLGKGDVFGEQGLLEKQERSATVTATQASRLIKIEHWELSRMKKAMPEVIEELQKKVDERS, from the coding sequence GTGGACGTAAGCGAGTTGAAGCAGATACCCCTGTTCGCGGAGGTCTCCGACGAGCAGCTCCACAAGATCGCTCCGTTCACGAGCCTCGTCTCGGTCTCCGAGGGCAAGCAGGTGATCCGCGAGGGCGGCTACTCGAACGACTTCTACGCCATCCAGGAGGGCGAGGTCAGGGTCGAGCGCGACGGCGAGGAGGTCGCGACGCTCGGCAAGGGCGACGTGTTCGGCGAGCAGGGTCTGCTCGAGAAGCAGGAGCGCTCGGCGACGGTCACCGCGACCCAGGCCTCGCGCCTGATCAAGATCGAGCACTGGGAGCTCTCGCGGATGAAGAAGGCCATGCCCGAGGTCATCGAAGAGCTCCAGAAGAAGGTCGACGAACGCTCGTAG
- a CDS encoding DUF4430 domain-containing protein gives MAATATLLGCVAVAGCGLGPGESSEGEADLVVTRDYGAERIAETTVTDPTESDTVMRVLDSAAEITTRYGGGFVQSIGGIEGSAEVEGRTLDWFFYVDGIESPVGATDVPVEPGDRVWWDYRDWTDAQRVPAVVGSYPRPLAGEGVEDPVALECSDSAIAACRETAGRLEDAGAELDPVGVGEADPGAVRVLVGPWDEIGRDPVAASLEGGPGESGVFATPSDRGGDASIELLDQRAEVAETPAQAGLLAATRRGEGPYTLIVTGTDATATEDAATLLDETTLRDRYAVAAVGGDAVPLPVAGEGG, from the coding sequence GTGGCCGCGACCGCGACGCTCCTCGGATGCGTCGCGGTCGCCGGCTGCGGCCTCGGCCCCGGCGAGTCATCCGAGGGCGAGGCTGACCTCGTCGTGACGCGCGACTACGGCGCCGAGCGGATAGCGGAGACGACCGTGACCGATCCGACCGAGTCGGACACCGTCATGCGCGTGCTCGACTCGGCGGCCGAGATCACGACCCGCTATGGCGGTGGATTCGTGCAGTCGATCGGCGGCATCGAGGGCAGCGCCGAGGTCGAGGGCCGCACCCTCGACTGGTTCTTCTACGTCGACGGAATCGAATCGCCGGTCGGGGCGACCGACGTCCCGGTCGAGCCGGGCGACCGGGTCTGGTGGGACTACCGCGACTGGACGGACGCCCAACGCGTCCCGGCCGTCGTCGGCTCCTACCCGCGGCCGCTCGCGGGCGAGGGGGTGGAGGACCCGGTGGCGCTCGAGTGCTCGGACTCGGCGATCGCGGCCTGCCGCGAGACGGCGGGCCGGCTCGAGGACGCCGGGGCCGAGCTCGATCCGGTCGGGGTCGGCGAGGCCGACCCCGGCGCTGTCAGGGTCCTGGTCGGTCCCTGGGATGAGATCGGGCGCGATCCGGTCGCCGCGTCGCTGGAGGGCGGGCCGGGGGAGAGCGGGGTCTTCGCGACCCCGTCCGATCGCGGCGGCGACGCCTCGATCGAGTTGCTCGACCAACGCGCCGAGGTTGCGGAGACGCCGGCGCAGGCCGGCCTGCTCGCGGCGACACGACGCGGCGAAGGTCCCTACACGTTGATCGTCACGGGGACGGACGCCACCGCGACCGAGGACGCCGCGACGTTGCTCGACGAGACGACGCTGCGGGATCGCTACGCCGTCGCCGCGGTCGGCGGCGACGCCGTCCCGCTGCCGGTGGCGGGGGAGGGCGGATGA
- a CDS encoding ATP-binding cassette domain-containing protein, whose amino-acid sequence MPEPLVDLRGFSYRYPGARAEALDRIDLEVSEGEFCVLAGRSAGGKSTLLRALSGLVPHFHGGDVAGEARICGLDLREAGPAELGARVGFVAQEPEAQVISATPRAEIELPLETSGQGPAARARAVEEVALALGIEGLLARPTASLSGGELQRVALAAALAARPALVLLDEPTSQLDPVAGDELIGVLRRLNEEWGTTVVLAEHRLERCLASADRVIAIDSGRIGFDGSPGGFGDWSVDADPALATPVARTFALAGVRPVPIAVKQARRELRSRSLSFEAATERGAQPDRRRWRLPGRGPRAATAALDVRDLWVSLDDGGGPIDVLRGVSLRLEPGERVALMGRNGAGKSTFLRTLAGVQPALRGRTSTPAGCAFVPQRPGDLLLAERVGDDLPGAAGLEALRRVGLEDAADSDPRDLSGGQRQRLALAIAMAGRGEPGTAPGLICLDEPTRGMDRARKSELGAWLDRLTAAGSAILVATHDVEFAAEAVDRVVILGGGELLADGPADEVLAGGWYFSTEVARALGAPGATTVAAGAAALAALLGPVAGNVTDARRAELARRGEEPA is encoded by the coding sequence ATGCCTGAGCCGCTCGTCGACCTGCGCGGCTTCTCCTACCGCTATCCGGGCGCGCGAGCCGAGGCGCTGGATCGGATCGACCTCGAGGTTTCCGAGGGCGAGTTCTGCGTCCTCGCGGGTCGCTCCGCCGGCGGCAAGTCGACGCTGCTCCGCGCGCTCAGCGGCCTCGTTCCGCACTTCCACGGGGGCGACGTCGCCGGCGAGGCGCGGATCTGCGGCCTCGACCTCCGTGAGGCGGGTCCGGCCGAGCTCGGCGCCCGGGTCGGCTTCGTCGCTCAGGAGCCGGAGGCTCAGGTCATCTCGGCGACGCCGCGGGCGGAGATCGAGCTCCCGCTGGAGACCTCCGGTCAGGGTCCCGCCGCCCGCGCGCGTGCCGTTGAGGAGGTCGCGCTCGCGCTCGGGATCGAGGGTCTGCTCGCGCGCCCGACCGCGTCGCTGAGCGGCGGCGAGCTCCAGCGCGTCGCGCTTGCGGCGGCGCTTGCCGCGCGCCCGGCACTCGTGCTTCTCGACGAGCCGACCTCGCAGCTCGATCCGGTCGCCGGCGATGAGCTGATCGGGGTTCTGCGGCGTCTGAACGAGGAGTGGGGCACCACCGTCGTCCTCGCCGAGCACAGGCTCGAGCGCTGCCTGGCGAGCGCCGACCGGGTGATCGCGATCGACTCGGGGCGGATCGGCTTCGACGGCTCTCCGGGCGGCTTCGGCGACTGGTCCGTGGACGCGGACCCCGCGCTGGCCACGCCCGTCGCCAGGACGTTCGCACTGGCCGGGGTCCGCCCGGTGCCGATCGCCGTCAAGCAGGCGCGCAGAGAGCTCCGCTCGCGATCGCTGAGCTTCGAGGCGGCAACGGAGCGGGGCGCACAGCCGGACCGGCGGCGCTGGCGGCTGCCCGGCCGGGGGCCACGCGCGGCTACGGCGGCGCTCGACGTTCGCGACCTCTGGGTCTCGCTCGACGACGGCGGCGGGCCCATCGACGTCCTGCGAGGCGTCTCGCTGCGGCTCGAGCCCGGGGAGCGCGTCGCGCTGATGGGCCGAAACGGTGCCGGGAAGTCGACCTTCCTGCGCACGCTCGCCGGCGTGCAGCCTGCGCTGCGAGGCCGGACGTCCACGCCGGCGGGTTGCGCGTTCGTTCCCCAGCGCCCCGGTGACCTGCTGCTCGCTGAGCGGGTCGGCGACGATCTTCCCGGCGCCGCCGGCCTGGAGGCGCTGCGCAGGGTCGGTCTCGAGGACGCCGCCGACTCGGATCCGCGCGATCTCTCCGGGGGTCAGCGACAGCGGCTGGCCCTCGCCATCGCGATGGCGGGCCGCGGCGAGCCCGGCACCGCGCCGGGGCTCATCTGTCTCGACGAGCCGACGCGCGGCATGGACCGCGCGCGGAAGTCCGAGCTCGGGGCCTGGCTCGACCGGCTGACCGCGGCCGGGTCCGCCATCCTCGTCGCGACGCACGACGTCGAGTTCGCGGCCGAGGCGGTAGACCGCGTCGTGATCCTCGGCGGCGGCGAGCTGCTGGCCGACGGGCCCGCGGACGAGGTCCTCGCGGGCGGCTGGTACTTCTCGACCGAGGTTGCTCGCGCCCTCGGCGCCCCCGGGGCGACGACTGTCGCGGCCGGAGCCGCCGCCCTCGCGGCGCTGCTCGGACCCGTCGCCGGGAACGTGACCGACGCACGTCGCGCCGAGCTGGCGCGACGTGGGGAGGAGCCGGCTTGA
- a CDS encoding DNA-3-methyladenine glycosylase 2 family protein — protein sequence MSPGRSIRLTPSGEFSFEEAAGFSFGPRTPDADGDRLRLVFVCDDLTSTLAAVVRPEPDGSLRCELAGSGSDEQARTQIGRILALDHDATEWRRVADSDPKLAELRAKRPGARPVLFHSPYEAAAWSIISLRRGRTQGQNLRARIADALGEKIEIEGETLTAFPTPERLLEADSSIQGLDPNRAERVRGVARAALEGELEPELLRSMEPEQAIEHLTRIDGLGPYYAGLVLVRSSGTADALPVKEKKLLAATARLYGKRSLTDSGLAKLAERWRPFRTWAGVLIRTSSDRDLF from the coding sequence ATGAGCCCCGGTAGGTCGATCAGGCTCACCCCCAGCGGTGAGTTCTCCTTCGAGGAGGCCGCGGGTTTCAGCTTCGGGCCGCGCACTCCGGACGCCGACGGCGATCGGCTGCGCCTCGTCTTCGTATGCGACGATCTCACCTCGACGCTCGCCGCGGTCGTACGCCCTGAGCCTGATGGCAGCCTGCGCTGCGAGCTCGCCGGATCCGGTTCCGACGAGCAGGCGCGGACCCAGATCGGCCGAATCCTCGCCCTCGACCACGACGCGACCGAGTGGCGGCGGGTGGCCGACTCAGACCCGAAGCTCGCCGAGCTACGGGCGAAGCGTCCCGGCGCTCGGCCGGTCCTCTTCCACTCACCCTACGAGGCGGCCGCCTGGTCGATCATCTCGCTGCGCCGCGGTCGCACGCAGGGCCAGAACCTGCGCGCCCGCATCGCGGACGCGCTCGGCGAGAAGATCGAGATCGAGGGCGAGACGCTGACCGCCTTTCCGACGCCCGAGCGGCTGCTCGAGGCCGATTCGTCCATCCAGGGCCTCGACCCCAACCGGGCGGAGCGGGTTCGCGGCGTCGCCCGCGCCGCGCTCGAGGGCGAGCTCGAGCCCGAACTCCTGCGCTCGATGGAGCCGGAGCAGGCGATCGAGCACCTGACCCGGATCGACGGGCTCGGGCCGTACTACGCGGGGCTCGTCCTCGTGCGCTCGAGCGGGACCGCCGACGCGCTGCCGGTCAAGGAGAAGAAGCTCCTCGCCGCGACGGCACGGCTCTACGGCAAGCGCTCGCTGACCGACTCCGGGCTCGCGAAGCTGGCCGAGCGCTGGCGCCCGTTTCGCACCTGGGCGGGTGTGCTGATCCGCACCTCGTCGGACCGCGACCTGTTCTAG